The stretch of DNA TACTGAATAGAAGAAATAAGCATAAAGAGGATCTTGGCTGGGCATTGACGCTGGCTGATATGATGATGCTTTTGCTGTGTTTTTTTGTAATGCTTATTGCAATCGCTGACATTGACGAAAGTAAATATGAAAATGTTTCCGATTCTCTTGCAAGCGCAATGGGCGTTAAAGTTCCACCCAAGGGCGAGGTAGAAGTTAAAACGGAAGAAGGTGCACCTGTTGCCAGAAGAACAATCAGCAATGAACAGAGAAATCTTTTTCAGATGCAGCTGGAGATGTCCAGACTCGTCGGTAAAGAGGCTGATGCTCTGAAAATCAAGCTCAGATCTGATTCGGTAGCTATTATACTCAAGGGCGATGTTTTCTTCGGTCTCGGTAAAGCTGATCTGACGACGCGCGCGGAAAATGTACTTGCCAGGATTGCTCCGGCCCTTGCTAAATCTCCATATGATGTAGTTGTGGAAGGTCATTCAGATAATATTCCGATGTCATCAAGACAGTTTCCTTCTAACTGGGAACTTTCCGCCGCCAGAGCAAGCGCCGTTGCCAGATACTTGCTTGCGAACGGTTTTGATAAGCAAAGAATAAAAGTCTTAGGAATGGCGGATACCAGTCCTATGTGGCCGAATGAAGATGAAAAAGGAAATGCCCTTCCTGATAATCAAAAGCGCAACCGCAGAGTTGTTCTGCTGATATTTCCGCCGAAAATAGCTTCTGTTAAGTAACCTCCGTTTAAACTTTTAGTTTTATTTCTATTTAGATACGTTAATGGGAAAAGTATAGTTCTCAGCCTCATCATATTCTTCGCAAATAATACTAATATTTATAAATCCAGATCCTGCTTTTAAAGGTAATAGGACAAAATCATCAAAAGTTTTTTGTCTAGTATGGATTAAATTTTTTACGTTTATAGTAATAGTTTTGTCTTTTACAGAAGACCAAGAATTTATACTCTGAGATTTTGTTAAATGTGGGATGATGTCATCATAAGTTGAGGAGAACTCGAGACTGTATGGTTTTATTATAGAACCAAGCGCAACAAGACCTCCTGTGACGCCGAAAGATGTTTTCGGTTTTATATTATTATCCTTAATATATTTTTCCTTAGCTTTTTCTAGTAGAGATTTAGGAATAGGATTTTTAGGTAAAACATTTTTGTAGCTGTCGAATTTATCCTGAACCTCAACAAAATCAGGTAATTCAATTGTTACAAATATATCTTTTGCTTTTAGTTTTCCATCGTTTTTAATTGAGATATCAAAATCAATAGAAGCTTTTTTTAAATGATAATATCTAGTGTTTTTGTTGTATTCTTCGAATTCTTCTTTGGAAGGAAGAGAGTTATTGTATGAAGTAATGTCATAGTCTGTTATATAAGGAGTAAGATGAGCAGGTATGTGATCTCTTCTTAATAGTTGTGGATACTTCGAGGGAGAGGGGAGAGTTGGAACAGTTAATTCTATCGGGTCATTAGAATTAAGGCTGACACTAAGAACAGGTTTTTGGGTTACTAGTAATTTTTCTAATTCTTCAATTTTTTCCCTTAGTTTCCTATTTTCGGAAATTGTTTCTGCAAGTTCACTCGATACTGCTTGCAGTTTTTCTCCTTTGACCCTTGTCCATCCAATTTGTGGGTTTGCTGTAAATGCTTTTACAAGAGCTATAGCTATTTTACCTGGTAACTCTTCAGGTTTTTTCCAGAAGTCGCACATTTTTGTAGCACTAACTTTGTCAATAAAGTTATTTAGTTTGATGGACATTGAAGGATCTTGTTCTCTTTCATCTGTGGTGGTGGGAACATTTCTATCTTGGATAAATGTGAGAATAGGTATCTTGCATTCTTTCGCGTAGTCATATTCTTTTTCTGTATAGCTAATTCCTTCCTGCGTTAGGCTTCCATAGCGATGTCCGATAAGAATAATATAATAATCACTAAGATTAATAGTTTGTTTAATGACTTCCCATTGCTCTGAATCATCCGCGCTAAACATTTCCATGCCTATAGGGAATTGATAAAGGCCAAGAATTGTTTCCATAGCTTTATTTCGAGCAGTTATTAAATCTTTGTAGGTAGAACTGATAAAAATTTGGTATTTCTTTTTATTCATATCGTGTGGCTCGTTGTCGAATTATTGGGCTTATGTTGATGAAAATACTTGATAAAGTATATGTGATTTGTTGTATAAGCAGTTGCGTAGATCTGTGTCAACAGTTGAAAAGTTAGAAGAAGGTGTTTTTGATATCTTTCAAAATAAAAAAGGCTGGGTTTTCTAAAAGAGAAAACTCAGCCTTTTACTTTTTAAAATGAATATCTTTTAACAGGGATTCCAAAGGGCAAAGCCCGCTGGCCGCCGGAACCCTGTATAGGCAAAACTTGGCTAACCTAATCCTTTTTACTATCTGCAATCACCTGCGAAATAATCTCGCGTATCTGGTAGGTTTTTGTCCCCATAACGGCTTCATAGGTATTTGCTAAAGATTCGAGGATGAATCCTGTGGACATAAATCCTAGTGAGCTGAGGTACAACAGAATTGCCCCCATGAACGGAGGGCGTGTGCCCATGTGGATTCCGAAAAATATTTTGCCATAAAGCAGCCAGACCATGATGAGCGAGGCAACCATGAACAACAGCAGGCTGATGCGTCCAAAAAGGTAAATAGGCCTTTGTTTAAAAGAAGATTGGAACCACAGCATAACGATGTCAAAGAGGACATCTATTGAGCGGCCGATGCCGTAATGGCTCTTGCCTGCAAAACGCGGAGGCGCGGAAATAGGTACTTCGGATACAGATCCGCCCATTGAATAAACAAGAGCGGGAATAAGTCTGTGCTGTCCTTCACGGAGGGTCATGGAGCGTGCGAGCTTGCCCTTAAGGCAGGAGAGGCCACCCATGTCTTGAACCTGACAGCCGCTGGTTGCGCGCATAAGATAGTTGGCGATTTTGCTGGGTAGCTTGCGTTTAATCATGGATTCACCGCGATTAGTGCGGCAACCTGAGACCAGATCATATCCTTTGCGTATTTCGCGGATAAGTGAGGGGATCTCTTCAGGTTTATGTTGAAGATCTCCATCCATTATAACAACGTAACGGCCGCAACTTTCCTGAATGCCTGCGTATATTGCGGTGCATTGTCCTCTGTTGCGGGCAAGCATAATCCCCTTGAGATGAGGGTCATTTGCAGACAGTTCACGGATAATATCTTCGGTACTATCTGTTGAACCGTCATTAACCAGTAAAATTTCGTATGTAGCATCCATGCCTTGTAGAGCCGCGGAAATTCTGCTGTGGAATTCTCTTACGCAACCTTCTTCATTATGCATGGGGGTTACTATACTGATCTCAATTTCTTTTATTGTTTTATCTTGCATTACTTAAATTCTCCGGTTCGGGGATCAAGTTGGCCGTAGTTTACGGGCTTTGCACCGATTTTTTCGAATATTTTAAGCCATCCCTTCTGAGACAGCGAGTTGAATTCTTCTTTCCACTGAGCTTCTACACGCATTGGGCCGAAATCAGAAGGCAGCGGTCCGTCTCCTGCGTCTGGATAACCAGGATGGCATACAATCTCAATAACATCAGGTCTATATATATTAATATACTTTTCAAAAAGTATCGGGTCCAATTTGTCTTTTTGGTCAGCAATACCCCATACGCAATCAGCTGTGCGCGGTGTATCAAAAGATCTGCTTCCGAGAAGGCATATTTGTAGAAAGCGAGTTCTAAGCATTCCTTTATCTAAACGGCTGGCAGGGTTTTTTTCCAGAGGCTTGCGAATCCAGCCTACACCGTACTTACGGGCGAGTTTTCCGGCAAGTCCGAAGAGTCCGGGCCATGCATGTATATGTTTTTCGCTGTCAAAGTGTGTCAGTCTTACTTTGTGATCAAGAAGGTATTCTATTTGGGCCGACCATTCAGCTTCAACCTCTGAAAGCTTTATTTGCCCTGTTGCGTAGCGCATGAGAAGCGACGAGTAATTGCCGAACAGTAATCCGTCATCATCAACAAGAGACGGTATATGGTCTGGGTTGGAAATCGGTTTTCCGCGTAGCAAATTAAGATGCGCACCCAGTCCAAGCGAGGGGTGTGTATCTTGAAGCAATACAGATTCAGAGAGGTCAGGGCCGTTGGCCAGCAACGTTGATGACGTTACGACTCCAGCTTTAGCCAGTAAATCTACAGCTCTGCGCACTGCGGGGTGTAATCCCAGATCGTCCACATTGGTTACAACAAGCATTATACCTCCGGTTTGAGAAGGCGATAGTCTAAATCTATGTGTGGAGAAGGTAAAGCTTTGCGTAACGAAAGGGGTAATTAGTTGCTTAAAAAGCTATAGCAATGAGAATTTAGAAGCAAAAGGAGCTTAGATGATTAACTTAACGTTAAATTTTAAAGCACTCAGCTCCATATCTGCCTCTTACAAGATGGATAGCAATTTCACCGATAGTAGGCTTGTACGTTCCTGCCCGAATTTGTTCTTTAAGACTTAAGAGCATCTTTTTCCGCTCAAGCAATTCTTCATCTACCATTTCCGGCTCATTTATTTCAGATGTAAGGCCGCATGAAATAGTCATAAGTTCATTGTTTTTATCATGGAAAGGCATATTGACTCCAAGATCCATTATTATTTCTTAAGTTGTCGTTATATGTGTCATCGCAGTCCTTACTTTAAGTATCGGTTGATTCCAGTAGAAATTTAGCCGTATTTTAGAATAAAATTTTTATTTTAAAATATAGTGATATATTAATGTGTTAAATTTGATCAGCTTATTTTTTCAAGTCTGGCCCAGAGTTTTTTGGCAAGAGGATCTAAGCTGAATTTTTCAACGACTGTTTCGCGTGCTTTTTTAGCCATGCTATGTCTTAAATCAGAGTCATTAGAAAGTAGCTCTACGTACTTTGCCCATTCGTCATGTTCGTTGATCAGAAATCCGTTTACTCCGTGCTCGATTATTTCAGTATTGAATCCTACGTTTGAAGCTAGTGGGACCGCTCCGCAAGCCATATACTGTAAGAGCTTAAATCCGCATTTGCCCTTGGTATAGTCATCATCAGTCAGGGGCATAAGTCCTATGTCCATATTCTGAAGCTGCTTAACTTCATTTTCGCCTGACCATTTTTCAAATTGAGCTAACCCGGCAATATGTTTAGGCAAGGGCTTATCTGAAATTATACTTATTCTTGATGGTGTAACGTTTGCGGAAAGGCTTTTAAGAACATCCGGAAGAAAAAAAAGATTGCATGATGTCCCCATCCAGCCAATTATGGGGGCTTTATTATTGTCCCTTGTTTCAGGAGGAAGATATTTATCTGTATCAAGAGGTGTCGGAATTATTTCAATATTCTGATTGAAACTTTTTATATAATCACGCAGATAATTATTTCCGGCCACAACCAAGTCTGCTTTTAAACAAGTTTTTTTAAGCAGTATTGCATTGCGTTTATCTGTCCGGTCCCGTCTAGGTCCGAGCGGAACACTTGGATGAGAGGTCCAAAGGGCGTCGTCAAAATCGAAAACAAGAGCAGAGCGTCTGTTTTTGAGCAAAGCTAGTTGAAACCCTGTAAGCATTTTTTTTTGTAAAATTACAATGGTGTTTCTTGGAATGGTAAGAAAGAAGGCGAGCCTTTTATGAAAAGCTTTCGGTATTCTTTTCCAGTCTACAGTATGGCCTTCTTTTCTGGCATGTTCCACAAATGGCAGAACTCTAAAGCGTACACTCGGAAGATCCGGCCCTGACTGGGTAATAAACAGGATATTCAAAATATGATTTCTCTTATTTAATATATTTAAATTATTAATATTAACTTCTAAGTTGCCATGAAAAGGTGATTTATGGCGAAAGGTTATAAGCTCTAAGGCTGCTTCATTTTATATACATTTGGCTTAAGCTTAGATTTTTGCAAAGTTAAGTGCATTAATCAACCGCTTTGAATTGCCAAGGGAGACTTGCATTGTCTTTTCAAATTAGGCTAGCTACTTATGAAATTTAATTCAGTATTAAAGGATACCACGCAGAGATATCCGTTAACTCGTTTAAAAAAGAAAATTTATTATATTTATTAACATGTTGCACTAGAGAAGAAATATGAATTCTGATGCATTCGGATATATGGCTGCCGGTGCCGCACTCGGCCTTGGTGCAGGCTTAACTCCCGGGCCACTGCTTACACTTGTTTTGACCCAGACTTTTTCTCATGGGACCAAGGAAGGAGCTAAAGTCGCTTTTACGCCGCTTCTTACTGATGGGCCTATTTTATGCGCATCATTTCTGGCTATGTCATGGATGAAAACCCATCCATCCGTAATGGGTATTATTTCTATCGTGGGCGCGTTTGTTGTCACTATGTTCGGGTATGAGTGTTTTAAAACGCGCGCAATAGCAATACCCGAAATGAATATAAAGCCGAGGTCAATTAAAAAAGGGCTTCTTGCCAATTATATGAATCCCCATGTTTATATTTTCTGGGCAACTGTTGGCGCGCCGACTGCTGTTCGGGCTTCGGAGTCTGGCTTGCTAGCTCCGTCACTATTTTTATCAGGATTTTTTGTGTCTCTCATCGGAGCAAAAATTACGGTCGCTTACCTTGCAGGGCGGTTCAGAGCTTTGCTTTCGAGTCGCACATATTTAATCATTATGCGGGTGCTCGGTTTGGCACTTTTCACTTTTGCCTTGTTCTTGTTGCGGGACGGATTGCGGTTTTTGAATGTTATAAACTGAAAAGTATAAGTCTCAGCACCCATCCGCGTGCGAATTTTATTTAAATAAAACCGTTAGCACCCCTTATACAATAAAGGCTGCTAACGGTTTTTATATTTTATGATTTATTATAGGATGTCGACGAGTTTCAGGTCGAGTCCTGACTCTTCCATAGCCTTTCTGCTACCGAGGACTACAACATCTCCATTATCTGCAACAGATTGTGCTGCTTCTGCAAAGAGGCGGAAGTCTTTTTCACTGGAAGCTAAAACCTGTTCTCTAAGCTCCTGCCTGAAAGCTGCGTCTTCCCCGCTCAGATGGCGTACCATTGAGGTGTAACCCTTGGCATCCGGCAGCATATAACTGTCTATATCACCGATTCCGCCTAAGATGGTTTTTTCAAGCTCATCATTATTTACTTCAATCTTTCTAAGGTAGTCAGCAACACCGTCGTAAGTCTCCAGAGTGCGGGCTACGTTAGGGTCGCGGTAGGATACAAAGCTCAGGCTTCCTGCGGTGCGGTCGAACATGGAGAAAGAGCCGTAAGCACCGCCCTGTACGCGGACTTTATCCCACAGGTAGCCGGTGCGTAAGTATCGGCTGACAACCTGTGCGGAGCCTGAATATTTATATCCGTAGTTATAAACATTGGTTCCCTTGGCAACATAGTTAACCTGCGCAGGGATGCATAATCCTTCCATCTTTTCAAATGACAGGGGAGATCGCGTTACTGCCGAGCTGGTTCCTGCCGGTAATGCGGAAGACAACTCGCCAAGGGCCGAGCTGACAGTGTTGTAAGTTTTGCCGTCCAGTGTGACGTTTGAAAGCAGGTTTGCCTGATTAAGGATTGTTGCGCGAATTTCTTCAAGGTCAGCAACAACTGCGGCAAAATCATTTTCCACCCGTGTTGCAAGCTGCCTCAAGAATTGCAGACTTGAAACACCGTTCATCAGTTCATTGATGTATCCGGCTTCGCTGAATCGTGCTTTCATGCGAGTCGCTGCAATCATATGACCTGACGGAATGAGATGCTGTTCCATGCGGGCTTTTGATTCAAGAACAATCTGACGAACCCTGTCACGGTTATCAAGATTGGCTTCAAGCATCAGTTCGCTGATGATTTCAATCAGATCTCCGGTTCTATCTGCGGTTGCCTTACCGCGCAGAACAAAGCGGGATAAAGTATCAGTTGTACCATGTTTGGTTGCAACAATGGAGGAAGGTGAAATTCCGCCCGTCTTGGCAGCCATCCGTGTGGTCATGGTTACAAAGTCTGTGGACTTAGTTCCGGTTTGCAGTAAGGCACGCCCGAAAATAGGTATATAAGGAACCAGCCTGTCTGGAAGTCCTGAGAAATTGAAAGCTAAATCAAGGTAAAGAATGCCGTTGGTATCCAGATCGTGGAAAAGCAGTTCACCTTTTTTCTCGCAATCAATTTCAGTTCCCACGCGGGGCAGGTCAGCAACTTTGAGTCTTGGAATGGTATCCAGTGCTTCCGGAGAATCAGGAGCTTCCTGTTCTTTTTGTAGTTCCTCAGCTTTTTTTACGACTGCTTTGTATTCTGCGTCGCTCATTGCGTTGCGAGCTTTTTCAAGCTTGACTTCTTCACGTTTTTCTCTTGCCGCGCCGACGTTTTTGTCAGGAGTCAGCAGAACTGTGGAACGGTAATTGTTATCTATAAACAGCTTCTGAATCAGCGGTTCAAAGATCTTTTCACCGTCAGCCAAACGTTTTTTCAGATCAGCAATAGGCTTTTCGTAGCGTACATGTTCAAGAGGATCTCCGTCATAGAGCCATGAAGTCATAGCTGTGGTCATTACAGACAGACCGCGGGGGTAAGATCCGGTATTGTTTTCGCGCAGATCAAATTCAATGGTGTTGATAGCCGCTTCGATGTCTTCGTTATTTATTCCGTTTGCGACAAGGTCTTTAAAAGTCGAAAAGATTAGCTCTTCAACTTTCGGTGCGTCTTCGGCTTCAATGCCTTTTAGACCTGTGGAAAAGTAGAGCTGACGAAGTTCATTCTCCAATCCTACTCCGGCAACATCTTCACCGAGTTCAGAGTCTATAAGTGCTTTATGCAAAGGAGAAGAGGGCAGACCTATGAGAATCAGTTCAAGGATTTCCAGTTCAAGGTCAATTCTGGCATCGCGTTCATGCCCAAGTCCGAAATTTACAACGAACAGGGCTTTTTGATTGCCGTCATCTGATACATCGTATTTATCTTCAATAACAACAGGAGTATCAAACGGGGTTTGAATTTCTATTTCAGATTCAGGATTAATTTTTTCAAACTGAGAGAAATATTCATCAAGCATTTTTAAACGATGCTCAGGATCGTCATCTCCGTAGAAGAAAGCGTATGAATTGGAAGGGTGATAATACTTTTTATGAAAGTTAATAAAATCATCAAAAGTCAGATCAGGGATAACCTCGGGGTTACCGCCGGAATCAAGGCCGTAAGTCGTGTCAGGAAAAAGCGAATGCTGTGCATGTTCATACAGCAGGCTGTCGGGTGAGGAATAGGCTCCTTTCATTTCATTAAAAACTACACCCTTATATGTGAGTTTGCCGTTTTCTTCAGGAACGTAGTGCCAGCCTTCCTGCATCAAGGTGTTCGGAGTCAGGTTGGGGAAGAAAACCGCATCAAGATAAACTCCTACCAGATTGCGGAAATCCTGCTCGTTCGGACTGGCAACGGGGTACACTGTTTTGTCGGGATAGGTCATTGCGTTAAGAAAGGTTTGGAGAGAGCTTTTCAGCAGTTCTACAAAAGGTTCTTTAACAGGATATTTCTTTGATCCGCATAGGACTGAATGTTCAAGAATATGCGGAAGCCCCGTGCTGTCAGCCGGAGGCGTACGGAAGCTTATTCCGAATGTTTTATTCTCGTCTCCATTAATGACAGATAGAACCCTGCCGCCTGTTTTTTCATGTTCATATATAACGGCATCACCGTTTAACTCAGGAAGAGTTTCGCGTGATATTTCTTTGAATCCATAAACTTTGGTCATTTGTGTATGCTCCATGTTTTTTGATCAGTTGAAATTACATAAAATAAATGTTGAAGGCAACACATCAAGTAAAGTGTAAATTATTACGAAACCACATATAATCAAAATGTTAGTATCATAATAGGAAAGATTATGATTATCGTTGACAACAGAATGAGATTTTAATAATCTCTTTTTCAGGCAACGAGATAATTATGTTAAAAGTTAATTCAATATTAATTAAATATTTAAAATAAACGGAGATACACCATGAGTTGTGGACATGATCATTCAGTTGAATTTCTTCCTGAAGCAATAATCGGACAAAAAGTTGAAAACTTTGTACTTGAAGCATTCGATCCTGAAGATTGCGGTTTCTGCGAAGTTGATCTTGAAAAAATCCAGAAAGAAGGAAAATGGACTATCCTTTTCTTCTACCCGGCAGACTTTACTTTTGTCTGCCCGACAGAACTGGCAGACCTTGCCACAAAACATGCAGAGCTTGAAAAACTTGGTTGTGAAGTAGTTTCTGTTTCTACAGATACCAAATTTGTTCATCTTGCATGGAAAAATGATGAAAGATTGCTGCAGGACGTAAAGTTCAAAATGGCCGCAGACCCTACCGGTGAAGTTTCTGACTTCTTCGGAGTTTATGATCCTGAAACAGGTTTGGCTTTGCGCGGAACATTTATCATTAATCCGGAAGGTGTTCTGGTTTCATCAGAAATCAACTTCTATAACGTCGGTCGTAATGCTGATGAACTGTTGCGTAAGGTTGAAGCAAATGTTTACCTTAAAGATCACCCGTTTGAAGCCTGCCCTGCCAAGTGGACCCCGGGTGAAAAGACTCTGACTCCTTCTGAAAAGTTGGTAGGCAAAGTTTACGAACAGTTGAACGATTAAAACTCAGCCTCCTCCATTAAGCGTTAATTACAGTCAAGTTGATGCTTTAAGTATGGTTCCATAGTGCTATAGAGCGGATTTCAGTCACCGATAAGGTTTGACCGGAATCCGCTCTCTGTTTATATCTATATAGTGGGCTTAATTTTTAGCACATATGGTTTTTAAAATTTGAAGGTAATTACTTATGACTTGGGACGGATCTGACGCCGAAAAATTTGATACGTGGTTCAGAACTCCTGAAGGGCGTTTCGCGCTTGAGCAGGAAGTGAACCTTATGGATCACTTGATCTCAAGCTGGCCGCGCCGTAAAAGGAAATTACTTGAAATAGGTTGCGGAACAGGAATTTTTTTAGAACATCTTTATCGAAGCGGGTTTGACGTTACAGGAGTTGATAAATCTTCTGTGATGCTTGACGGCGCAATAGAAAGACTTGGTAAAAGAGCTTCCCTTTACCAATGTAACGGTGAAATCCTTCCCTTTGATGACAATGAATTTGATTTTACAGTGATCTGGACTGTTCTTGAATTCTGCTCCGATCCCGAGGCTCTGATAACCGAGGCCGCAAGGGTTTCCGCCGGAGGTCTGCTTGTCGGCTTTCTCAATCGTCATTCCATATATTATTTTACTCATGGTAAAATGTGGCCGTGGGCTTCTGCAAATACGTTAAGAATGTCCCATTGGTTTTCTCCTTCTGAAATGCGGGGAGCCTTATACGGAGGGACTGGGTACAAGCCGTCTATTACACGGTCTGTTCTGCCGGGGCCTATGTGGAGCTGGAAAACAAAAGTCCCTTGGAAGTATCTGAACGGTTTTATATATCCTCCTTATATAGGAGCTTTCACCGGCTGCAGAGTAGATTTTTGCAACAGGATTCCTCTTAACCCCCTCCATGCATGGAAATCAGCTCCC from Desulfovibrio gilichinskyi encodes:
- a CDS encoding DUF4062 domain-containing protein — translated: MNKKKYQIFISSTYKDLITARNKAMETILGLYQFPIGMEMFSADDSEQWEVIKQTINLSDYYIILIGHRYGSLTQEGISYTEKEYDYAKECKIPILTFIQDRNVPTTTDEREQDPSMSIKLNNFIDKVSATKMCDFWKKPEELPGKIAIALVKAFTANPQIGWTRVKGEKLQAVSSELAETISENRKLREKIEELEKLLVTQKPVLSVSLNSNDPIELTVPTLPSPSKYPQLLRRDHIPAHLTPYITDYDITSYNNSLPSKEEFEEYNKNTRYYHLKKASIDFDISIKNDGKLKAKDIFVTIELPDFVEVQDKFDSYKNVLPKNPIPKSLLEKAKEKYIKDNNIKPKTSFGVTGGLVALGSIIKPYSLEFSSTYDDIIPHLTKSQSINSWSSVKDKTITINVKNLIHTRQKTFDDFVLLPLKAGSGFINISIICEEYDEAENYTFPINVSK
- a CDS encoding glycosyltransferase family 4 protein; the encoded protein is MNILFITQSGPDLPSVRFRVLPFVEHARKEGHTVDWKRIPKAFHKRLAFFLTIPRNTIVILQKKMLTGFQLALLKNRRSALVFDFDDALWTSHPSVPLGPRRDRTDKRNAILLKKTCLKADLVVAGNNYLRDYIKSFNQNIEIIPTPLDTDKYLPPETRDNNKAPIIGWMGTSCNLFFLPDVLKSLSANVTPSRISIISDKPLPKHIAGLAQFEKWSGENEVKQLQNMDIGLMPLTDDDYTKGKCGFKLLQYMACGAVPLASNVGFNTEIIEHGVNGFLINEHDEWAKYVELLSNDSDLRHSMAKKARETVVEKFSLDPLAKKLWARLEKIS
- a CDS encoding insulinase family protein, whose protein sequence is MTKVYGFKEISRETLPELNGDAVIYEHEKTGGRVLSVINGDENKTFGISFRTPPADSTGLPHILEHSVLCGSKKYPVKEPFVELLKSSLQTFLNAMTYPDKTVYPVASPNEQDFRNLVGVYLDAVFFPNLTPNTLMQEGWHYVPEENGKLTYKGVVFNEMKGAYSSPDSLLYEHAQHSLFPDTTYGLDSGGNPEVIPDLTFDDFINFHKKYYHPSNSYAFFYGDDDPEHRLKMLDEYFSQFEKINPESEIEIQTPFDTPVVIEDKYDVSDDGNQKALFVVNFGLGHERDARIDLELEILELILIGLPSSPLHKALIDSELGEDVAGVGLENELRQLYFSTGLKGIEAEDAPKVEELIFSTFKDLVANGINNEDIEAAINTIEFDLRENNTGSYPRGLSVMTTAMTSWLYDGDPLEHVRYEKPIADLKKRLADGEKIFEPLIQKLFIDNNYRSTVLLTPDKNVGAAREKREEVKLEKARNAMSDAEYKAVVKKAEELQKEQEAPDSPEALDTIPRLKVADLPRVGTEIDCEKKGELLFHDLDTNGILYLDLAFNFSGLPDRLVPYIPIFGRALLQTGTKSTDFVTMTTRMAAKTGGISPSSIVATKHGTTDTLSRFVLRGKATADRTGDLIEIISELMLEANLDNRDRVRQIVLESKARMEQHLIPSGHMIAATRMKARFSEAGYINELMNGVSSLQFLRQLATRVENDFAAVVADLEEIRATILNQANLLSNVTLDGKTYNTVSSALGELSSALPAGTSSAVTRSPLSFEKMEGLCIPAQVNYVAKGTNVYNYGYKYSGSAQVVSRYLRTGYLWDKVRVQGGAYGSFSMFDRTAGSLSFVSYRDPNVARTLETYDGVADYLRKIEVNNDELEKTILGGIGDIDSYMLPDAKGYTSMVRHLSGEDAAFRQELREQVLASSEKDFRLFAEAAQSVADNGDVVVLGSRKAMEESGLDLKLVDIL
- a CDS encoding glycosyltransferase family 2 protein — protein: MQDKTIKEIEISIVTPMHNEEGCVREFHSRISAALQGMDATYEILLVNDGSTDSTEDIIRELSANDPHLKGIMLARNRGQCTAIYAGIQESCGRYVVIMDGDLQHKPEEIPSLIREIRKGYDLVSGCRTNRGESMIKRKLPSKIANYLMRATSGCQVQDMGGLSCLKGKLARSMTLREGQHRLIPALVYSMGGSVSEVPISAPPRFAGKSHYGIGRSIDVLFDIVMLWFQSSFKQRPIYLFGRISLLLFMVASLIMVWLLYGKIFFGIHMGTRPPFMGAILLYLSSLGFMSTGFILESLANTYEAVMGTKTYQIREIISQVIADSKKD
- a CDS encoding flagellar biosynthesis anti-sigma factor FlgM: MPFHDKNNELMTISCGLTSEINEPEMVDEELLERKKMLLSLKEQIRAGTYKPTIGEIAIHLVRGRYGAECFKI
- a CDS encoding class I SAM-dependent methyltransferase — protein: MTWDGSDAEKFDTWFRTPEGRFALEQEVNLMDHLISSWPRRKRKLLEIGCGTGIFLEHLYRSGFDVTGVDKSSVMLDGAIERLGKRASLYQCNGEILPFDDNEFDFTVIWTVLEFCSDPEALITEAARVSAGGLLVGFLNRHSIYYFTHGKMWPWASANTLRMSHWFSPSEMRGALYGGTGYKPSITRSVLPGPMWSWKTKVPWKYLNGFIYPPYIGAFTGCRVDFCNRIPLNPLHAWKSAPAGMSSAKRKDLKPECYRGSKCSLEK
- a CDS encoding OmpA family protein, yielding MSDEFLLNRRNKHKEDLGWALTLADMMMLLLCFFVMLIAIADIDESKYENVSDSLASAMGVKVPPKGEVEVKTEEGAPVARRTISNEQRNLFQMQLEMSRLVGKEADALKIKLRSDSVAIILKGDVFFGLGKADLTTRAENVLARIAPALAKSPYDVVVEGHSDNIPMSSRQFPSNWELSAARASAVARYLLANGFDKQRIKVLGMADTSPMWPNEDEKGNALPDNQKRNRRVVLLIFPPKIASVK
- a CDS encoding peroxiredoxin, yielding MSCGHDHSVEFLPEAIIGQKVENFVLEAFDPEDCGFCEVDLEKIQKEGKWTILFFYPADFTFVCPTELADLATKHAELEKLGCEVVSVSTDTKFVHLAWKNDERLLQDVKFKMAADPTGEVSDFFGVYDPETGLALRGTFIINPEGVLVSSEINFYNVGRNADELLRKVEANVYLKDHPFEACPAKWTPGEKTLTPSEKLVGKVYEQLND
- a CDS encoding LysE family transporter, producing the protein MNSDAFGYMAAGAALGLGAGLTPGPLLTLVLTQTFSHGTKEGAKVAFTPLLTDGPILCASFLAMSWMKTHPSVMGIISIVGAFVVTMFGYECFKTRAIAIPEMNIKPRSIKKGLLANYMNPHVYIFWATVGAPTAVRASESGLLAPSLFLSGFFVSLIGAKITVAYLAGRFRALLSSRTYLIIMRVLGLALFTFALFLLRDGLRFLNVIN
- a CDS encoding ChbG/HpnK family deacetylase, encoding MLVVTNVDDLGLHPAVRRAVDLLAKAGVVTSSTLLANGPDLSESVLLQDTHPSLGLGAHLNLLRGKPISNPDHIPSLVDDDGLLFGNYSSLLMRYATGQIKLSEVEAEWSAQIEYLLDHKVRLTHFDSEKHIHAWPGLFGLAGKLARKYGVGWIRKPLEKNPASRLDKGMLRTRFLQICLLGSRSFDTPRTADCVWGIADQKDKLDPILFEKYINIYRPDVIEIVCHPGYPDAGDGPLPSDFGPMRVEAQWKEEFNSLSQKGWLKIFEKIGAKPVNYGQLDPRTGEFK